A segment of the Leclercia adecarboxylata genome:
GCTGCGCGCACTTAAGCTGAGTGCCGATCAGGTGCTGCAGCTGACGCCCGAGCGCGTAGCCATGCTGCCCCCTGAGGGACGCTGTAACAGCTGGCAGCTGGGCGTGATGGAAGAGATAACGCTGGAGGGCGGCAACCTGGCCACCCCGGTACTGGACGAACTTAACGCTAACCCGGCGGCACGTCGCGCGCTGTGGCAACAAATCTGCGAACATGAACACAATTTCTTCCCTCACGACGACTGATTTAGCGCAGGCTTTTGACATCGAAAAACGCGCCCACGCCTTTCCGTGGAGTGAAAAAACGTTTGCCAGCAACCAGGGCGAGCGCTACCTCAACTATCGGCTGGATGTCGATAATACCCTGGCGGCTTTCGCCATTACGCAGGTCGTTCTGGATGAGGCGACGCTGTTTAACATCGCCGTGGATCCTGCCTTTCAGCGCCGTGGGCTGGGCAGAGAGCTGCTGGAACATTTAATTCGCGAGCTGGAAGCACGAGACGTTTTCACGCTGTGGCTGGAAGTACGGGCCTCGAACGCCGCCGCCATCGCACTCTATGAAAGCCTGGGCTTCAATGAGGCGACGATCCGCCGTAACTATTACCCCACCGCAGAAGGACGTGAAAACGCCATCATCATGGCTCTGCCGCTTGGATAACTAAAAAGGTTGTAACGATGAACTGGGACTGGATTTTCTTTGATGCTGACGAAACGCTGTTTACCTTCGATGCGTTTGGCG
Coding sequences within it:
- a CDS encoding DNA polymerase III subunit psi, encoding MASRRDRQLQQLGITQWALRRPAALQGEIAISLPAHVRLVMVAQSLPALSEPLIADVLRALKLSADQVLQLTPERVAMLPPEGRCNSWQLGVMEEITLEGGNLATPVLDELNANPAARRALWQQICEHEHNFFPHDD
- the rimI gene encoding ribosomal protein S18-alanine N-acetyltransferase codes for the protein MNTISSLTTTDLAQAFDIEKRAHAFPWSEKTFASNQGERYLNYRLDVDNTLAAFAITQVVLDEATLFNIAVDPAFQRRGLGRELLEHLIRELEARDVFTLWLEVRASNAAAIALYESLGFNEATIRRNYYPTAEGRENAIIMALPLG